A window from Hymenobacter volaticus encodes these proteins:
- a CDS encoding WD40 repeat domain-containing protein, translated as MALTHRPEVQKLATLTGHHDCVYTLAGTAGTSTFFSSGADGMVAVWNSEATEQDGELVAKVENSVYALLHLPQRNLLVLGHNFQGIQAIALDEKKLAFATALPPVAIFDMAYSEARQRLYVALGDGTLAVLRATDFKVETLLRLSDKSLRCLALHEERGELAVGGSDWQIRILDADTLAVKQTIGGSTNSVFTATYSPDGRYLLTAGRDAHLRVWDVAADYVEHQTIVAHMFTINHLAFSPDGRLLATCSMDKSIKLWDADTLALLRVVDRARHAGHGTSVNKLFWPGAQNRLVSCSDDRSLAVWQVSTE; from the coding sequence ATGGCACTCACGCACCGTCCCGAAGTTCAGAAGCTAGCAACCCTCACCGGGCACCACGACTGCGTGTACACCTTGGCTGGTACGGCAGGGACCTCCACCTTCTTTTCGAGTGGGGCCGATGGGATGGTAGCCGTCTGGAATTCGGAGGCTACGGAGCAAGACGGCGAGCTAGTGGCGAAAGTGGAAAATTCGGTGTACGCCCTATTACACCTGCCACAGCGCAATTTGCTGGTGCTCGGCCACAATTTTCAGGGGATTCAAGCCATTGCGCTAGACGAGAAGAAACTAGCCTTTGCCACCGCCCTGCCGCCGGTAGCTATTTTCGATATGGCGTATTCCGAAGCTCGGCAGCGCCTCTACGTCGCCCTTGGCGACGGGACCTTGGCAGTACTGCGCGCCACTGATTTCAAGGTAGAAACGTTGTTGCGCCTTTCAGATAAAAGTTTGCGCTGTCTGGCATTGCACGAGGAGCGAGGCGAACTGGCGGTAGGAGGCTCTGATTGGCAAATTCGCATTCTGGATGCCGACACGTTGGCTGTGAAGCAGACGATTGGCGGTAGCACCAACTCCGTCTTCACAGCTACTTACTCGCCCGACGGCCGGTACCTACTCACGGCGGGGCGCGATGCCCATTTGCGGGTTTGGGACGTAGCTGCCGATTACGTTGAGCATCAAACTATCGTGGCGCATATGTTTACCATCAACCACCTAGCGTTTTCGCCGGATGGACGGCTGCTGGCTACTTGCAGCATGGACAAGAGCATCAAGCTGTGGGATGCCGATACGCTGGCTTTGCTGCGAGTGGTAGACCGGGCGCGGCACGCCGGCCACGGTACCTCCGTAAACAAGTTGTTTTGGCCGGGAGCGCAGAATCGGCTAGTTTCGTGTAGCGACGACCGCAGCCTTGCCGTGTGGCAGGTTAGTACTGAGTAG
- a CDS encoding redoxin domain-containing protein: MSFRRVSIIAAAALLFCTVAVGVARAQGDRTVSDFSLKNSANAEVALRSYAGNKAVVVVFVNPNCAFTRLYQARLSALSSQYSGNGVQFLFIEAPINLDASAGAEAKAAGADLPLLNDEGQKVSTLLGASKTPEAVVLQPVGSGFAVRYKGAIDDNPQMEGFAKEHYLQQVLDNLLAGRPAGVPDKRAAGCLIKRN; encoded by the coding sequence ATGTCTTTTCGCCGAGTTTCTATAATTGCTGCTGCGGCTCTGCTGTTTTGTACAGTTGCGGTAGGTGTGGCCCGTGCCCAAGGCGACCGTACTGTTAGCGACTTCAGCTTGAAGAACAGTGCCAATGCAGAGGTGGCTCTACGCAGTTACGCAGGTAACAAGGCGGTTGTGGTCGTATTCGTCAATCCGAACTGCGCCTTCACCCGCTTGTATCAGGCGCGTCTTTCGGCACTAAGCTCTCAGTATAGTGGCAATGGCGTGCAGTTTCTATTCATTGAAGCGCCCATCAACCTCGATGCCAGTGCTGGTGCCGAAGCAAAAGCTGCCGGTGCCGATTTGCCTTTACTCAACGACGAAGGGCAAAAAGTAAGCACGCTGCTAGGAGCCTCCAAAACGCCCGAAGCTGTGGTATTGCAGCCCGTTGGTAGTGGCTTTGCTGTACGCTACAAAGGTGCCATCGACGATAATCCGCAGATGGAAGGCTTCGCCAAGGAACATTACTTGCAGCAAGTCCTCGACAACCTTCTGGCCGGTCGGCCGGCTGGCGTCCCCGACAAACGCGCCGCTGGCTGCCTTATCAAGCGGAATTAA
- a CDS encoding 4'-phosphopantetheinyl transferase superfamily protein, with product MPLHSLTPLSNQSLLGLWQLDEPAEALLRVLPESQQYATLQPAGRDETRSRQWLAGRVLAHEVLREHTSASAILINDANGRPFFEQLPAFAVSLSHSGQWVACVVATQGHVGTDVELVRDKAQKLAPRFLSEAERTDAGDEAAKHSLYWSAKETIYKLHSRRGLVFKEQILLDPFKLREAGVLTGHLLLENSRSEHQIHYQRLTPDYVLTYAHSEMVPW from the coding sequence ATGCCGCTACATTCCCTCACTCCTCTTTCCAATCAAAGCCTGCTAGGCTTGTGGCAACTTGATGAGCCCGCTGAAGCCTTGCTGCGAGTTTTGCCCGAGTCTCAGCAGTACGCTACTCTTCAGCCCGCAGGCCGTGACGAAACGCGCAGCCGGCAGTGGTTGGCTGGCCGAGTGCTGGCGCATGAGGTGCTGCGGGAGCATACTTCGGCTTCTGCTATTCTTATTAATGATGCGAACGGTCGGCCATTCTTCGAGCAATTGCCCGCATTCGCCGTTTCTTTGTCGCACTCAGGCCAGTGGGTAGCCTGTGTGGTAGCCACGCAAGGACATGTTGGCACAGATGTTGAACTAGTACGGGACAAAGCGCAAAAGTTGGCGCCGCGGTTTCTATCGGAAGCCGAACGGACCGACGCTGGCGACGAAGCAGCAAAGCACAGTCTCTATTGGAGTGCCAAAGAGACGATTTATAAGCTGCACAGTCGCCGGGGCTTGGTGTTCAAAGAGCAGATTCTGCTCGACCCGTTCAAGCTGCGGGAGGCCGGTGTACTGACGGGACACCTGCTCCTAGAAAACTCTCGCAGCGAACACCAAATTCATTATCAGCGCCTCACTCCCGATTACGTGCTAACTTACGCTCACAGTGAAATGGTGCCGTGGTGA
- a CDS encoding DUF4097 domain-containing protein produces MHRFLFLFLLIGLATGSASAQKVIEKKAAVAAGQQVVLNLKHANSIRIRPATDNQLHLRATVSINQNKLNDALSLSVQEDNGSVTVVSDLEKKALEAAQPGDCPSNGSNTTYYGSWNDNRNGSHGPVCTQINYEITLPAGADLRVNTISGNIDVVGLTGPLEAKSISGFVDVSWPPAKGAAVALKTISGEVYTDQEVAFENRKENPIVGYQLRGALASGNGPLLKLESISGDVFFRKPKQ; encoded by the coding sequence ATGCATCGGTTTCTATTTCTTTTCCTGCTGATCGGGTTGGCTACCGGATCTGCTTCTGCGCAAAAAGTTATCGAGAAAAAAGCTGCGGTAGCGGCGGGGCAGCAGGTGGTATTGAACCTCAAGCACGCCAATAGCATTCGTATCCGGCCCGCCACCGACAACCAACTGCACCTGCGGGCTACGGTTAGCATCAACCAAAACAAGCTCAATGATGCCCTTTCACTTTCGGTGCAAGAAGACAACGGCAGCGTGACCGTGGTTTCGGACCTCGAAAAGAAGGCGTTGGAAGCCGCCCAACCCGGCGACTGCCCATCCAATGGTTCCAATACCACCTATTACGGCTCTTGGAACGACAACCGGAACGGCAGCCACGGCCCAGTCTGCACCCAAATCAACTACGAAATTACTCTACCCGCCGGCGCCGATTTGCGCGTGAACACCATCAGCGGTAACATCGACGTGGTGGGCTTAACGGGGCCGCTGGAAGCCAAGTCGATTAGCGGCTTCGTGGATGTGAGCTGGCCCCCGGCCAAGGGCGCTGCTGTAGCCCTGAAAACCATCAGCGGTGAAGTGTACACCGACCAGGAGGTGGCATTCGAGAACCGCAAAGAAAACCCAATAGTGGGCTACCAATTGCGGGGCGCGCTGGCCAGCGGAAACGGTCCGCTGCTCAAGCTGGAATCCATCAGCGGCGACGTCTTTTTCCGCAAGCCTAAGCAGTAG
- a CDS encoding DivIVA domain-containing protein, translating to MKITALDIRQKTFEKAFRGLDKDEVQAFLLTLSQQWERMGDENRELRVKLDHATQDVSKMREVETSLYRTLKTAEDTGNSITEQAQRDAELRIREAQLKAEQLLSDARQKARAVVEEAYQQSEKTIAEMKKEVNGLGQECQRLEAHLETLVRDLHHMASDVLAKVEKARAQPKASTAAILSRAASVKVNRTDAADHSAPSDAPMYVSSSATSSAAAISGTSGASFNGASAAHTEPRAYNPKPGQQPDPGAPAQTPGPDIQPNPSPSENPGRVDPSRIYQPEPSTVPQPSEPRVEPTAPDIQPIGPSHPEITQPEPSTHPGMAAVASSEKSFFDEI from the coding sequence ATGAAAATTACCGCCCTCGATATCCGCCAGAAAACCTTTGAAAAAGCTTTTCGTGGGCTCGACAAAGACGAAGTGCAAGCCTTTCTGCTCACCCTCTCGCAGCAGTGGGAGCGAATGGGTGATGAAAACCGTGAGTTGCGGGTAAAGCTCGATCACGCCACCCAAGACGTAAGCAAGATGCGAGAGGTAGAAACCAGCCTCTACCGCACTCTCAAAACCGCCGAAGACACTGGCAACAGCATCACCGAGCAGGCTCAGCGCGATGCCGAGTTACGCATCCGCGAAGCGCAACTAAAAGCCGAGCAGCTTCTGTCCGATGCGCGTCAGAAAGCCCGTGCCGTGGTAGAAGAAGCGTATCAGCAGTCGGAGAAGACGATTGCAGAGATGAAGAAAGAGGTAAATGGCCTCGGCCAGGAATGCCAGCGCCTAGAAGCGCATCTCGAAACGTTGGTTCGTGACCTGCACCATATGGCTTCTGACGTGCTAGCCAAAGTGGAAAAAGCGCGGGCGCAACCAAAAGCCAGCACGGCTGCCATCCTTTCCCGTGCAGCTAGCGTAAAAGTGAATCGGACGGATGCTGCAGACCACTCAGCCCCATCCGACGCTCCTATGTACGTTAGTTCTTCTGCCACTTCTTCTGCTGCCGCTATATCGGGCACTTCAGGTGCTTCTTTTAATGGGGCCTCTGCCGCCCACACCGAACCGCGCGCCTATAACCCTAAGCCCGGCCAGCAGCCCGATCCGGGTGCTCCGGCCCAAACCCCTGGCCCCGATATTCAGCCTAATCCTTCACCAAGTGAAAATCCTGGCCGGGTAGACCCTTCCCGCATCTATCAGCCTGAACCATCCACGGTACCTCAGCCTAGTGAACCTCGGGTAGAGCCGACAGCTCCAGATATTCAGCCAATTGGCCCAAGCCACCCCGAAATCACGCAGCCTGAGCCTTCTACGCACCCGGGTATGGCTGCTGTGGCATCGAGCGAAAAATCTTTCTTCGACGAGATATAA
- a CDS encoding BlaI/MecI/CopY family transcriptional regulator yields MSKTPIPKPTESELEILQVLWQHGPSTVRFTNDQLNQRREVGYTTTLKLLQLMLDKGLVLREDDSKTHVYRAAVREEETQGLLLDRFVDSAFGGSAMKMVMQALGNHPTSADELAQIRSLLNQIEEQRNGNSTSKPQNDEPA; encoded by the coding sequence ATGAGCAAGACCCCCATCCCTAAACCAACCGAATCGGAGCTGGAGATTCTCCAGGTGCTGTGGCAGCACGGCCCTAGCACCGTTCGGTTCACCAACGATCAACTCAACCAGCGGCGCGAGGTGGGCTATACCACCACCCTGAAGCTGCTGCAACTCATGCTCGACAAGGGCTTGGTGCTGCGCGAAGACGACTCGAAAACGCACGTGTACCGGGCAGCTGTTCGGGAAGAGGAAACCCAAGGGCTGCTACTCGACCGGTTTGTGGATTCTGCTTTCGGTGGCTCGGCCATGAAGATGGTGATGCAGGCCTTGGGCAACCACCCGACTTCTGCCGACGAGCTGGCGCAAATCAGGAGCCTGCTCAACCAGATTGAAGAACAGCGTAACGGCAACTCCACCTCTAAACCCCAGAACGATGAGCCTGCTTGA
- a CDS encoding RNA polymerase sigma factor — protein sequence MQVVATSDEELMAQVKADNLDQMVPLFERYQGPLFGFLCRLSGGDAEVGQDLTQNVFYRAMKYRASYQTGQPVRAWLYQLARHVHADHWQKSRRQQPTADIDGVERTVGHSRIAQADCQSTDQKQALQEALNLLPAEQREILVLHRFQGFDYTEIGEMLGCTAGAARVKAHRALEALRKIYFS from the coding sequence ATGCAGGTAGTTGCTACAAGCGACGAAGAGCTGATGGCTCAGGTGAAGGCCGACAACCTGGACCAAATGGTGCCGTTGTTTGAGCGCTACCAAGGACCGTTGTTTGGCTTTCTATGTCGGTTAAGCGGTGGCGATGCGGAAGTAGGGCAAGACCTTACGCAAAACGTGTTCTACCGGGCCATGAAGTATCGGGCGAGCTACCAAACCGGCCAACCGGTGCGGGCATGGCTCTACCAACTAGCCCGACACGTGCACGCCGACCATTGGCAGAAAAGCCGCCGTCAGCAGCCCACCGCCGACATCGACGGGGTAGAGCGCACCGTTGGCCACAGCCGCATTGCCCAAGCCGATTGTCAGTCCACTGACCAGAAGCAGGCCTTGCAGGAAGCCTTAAACCTGCTGCCGGCAGAGCAGCGCGAAATCCTGGTGTTGCACCGCTTCCAGGGCTTCGACTACACCGAGATTGGAGAAATGTTGGGTTGTACCGCTGGTGCGGCCCGCGTCAAAGCTCACCGTGCTTTGGAAGCGTTGCGCAAAATATACTTCAGCTGA
- a CDS encoding zf-HC2 domain-containing protein, protein MNESLNHTSLTPDCDAIAPLLAGYAEKDLTAAETAQVEAHLPACPACRAHLRELRELLACIDDQVFPMAPLALRDNFLAQLAEEKMALPQAVAPQPTEAVEAKVVAFWAPTPTARWLRIAASIALLAVGALFGLVLRPAVSPELASRQPAPGETLAATLTAATSQPATASRRIQLVGEAPASVQPGDPAIQVLINTLNADPSPNVRLAACEALYRLRADPE, encoded by the coding sequence ATGAACGAGTCTCTTAATCATACATCACTTACCCCCGACTGCGACGCCATTGCGCCGTTGCTGGCCGGCTACGCCGAAAAGGACCTGACGGCGGCGGAAACGGCGCAGGTGGAGGCCCACTTGCCGGCCTGCCCCGCGTGCCGCGCCCACCTACGGGAGTTGCGGGAGCTACTAGCCTGCATCGACGACCAAGTGTTTCCGATGGCGCCGTTGGCCCTCCGCGACAATTTTCTGGCCCAACTGGCCGAAGAAAAGATGGCCCTACCCCAAGCCGTTGCTCCGCAGCCAACGGAGGCGGTCGAAGCCAAAGTAGTAGCTTTTTGGGCCCCCACACCCACGGCTCGCTGGCTGCGCATAGCCGCCAGCATTGCCTTACTCGCTGTGGGCGCCTTGTTTGGTTTGGTGTTGCGACCCGCCGTTTCACCAGAGTTAGCCTCGCGCCAGCCAGCCCCCGGCGAAACGCTAGCCGCTACCCTGACGGCCGCTACCAGCCAACCTGCCACGGCCAGCCGCCGCATCCAGTTGGTGGGAGAAGCTCCGGCCTCAGTGCAGCCTGGCGACCCCGCCATTCAAGTGCTCATCAATACCCTAAATGCGGACCCTAGCCCGAACGTGCGGCTTGCCGCGTGCGAAGCTCTTTACCGCCTTCGCGCCGACCCCGAGTAG
- the folB gene encoding dihydroneopterin aldolase, whose amino-acid sequence MGQIALEGMEFFAFHGYYDEEQKIGNKYGVDLYITTDLHAAGASDRLHETVNYEVLYRVVAEEMLAPARLLEHLGYRVIDRVMEEFPYIEAVQVSVSKFNPPLGGICHRARVTLDRQRGD is encoded by the coding sequence ATGGGCCAGATTGCACTGGAGGGAATGGAGTTTTTTGCGTTCCACGGCTACTACGACGAGGAGCAAAAAATCGGGAACAAGTACGGCGTCGACCTCTACATCACTACGGATCTGCACGCGGCTGGCGCCTCCGACCGCCTGCACGAGACGGTGAACTACGAAGTACTCTACCGAGTAGTAGCCGAAGAAATGCTGGCCCCTGCTCGGTTGCTGGAGCACTTAGGCTACCGCGTAATAGACCGGGTAATGGAAGAGTTTCCCTACATCGAAGCCGTGCAAGTCAGCGTCTCGAAATTCAACCCGCCCCTAGGCGGTATCTGCCACCGCGCCCGCGTGACCCTAGACCGCCAGCGCGGCGACTAA
- a CDS encoding DUF4097 family beta strand repeat-containing protein, with the protein MTPGSGNTLRVVNATRQGATYSIRVPHRTALVFTQTNWNSGDLVVRDVEGSIEATLKSGDMKMVNVSGPVVANSVSGDVTISFTGMRPEPSSISLVSGDLDITMPAASKANLALRSISGEIYTDFELNLGKGPGNMSRIGGQTISGNINGGGGATLSLKTISGDIFVRKAK; encoded by the coding sequence GTGACGCCGGGTTCTGGCAACACGCTACGCGTAGTCAATGCTACCCGTCAGGGCGCCACCTACAGCATTCGGGTGCCGCACCGCACCGCGCTGGTTTTCACCCAAACCAACTGGAACAGCGGCGACCTAGTTGTCCGCGACGTGGAAGGCAGCATTGAGGCGACGCTGAAAAGCGGCGACATGAAGATGGTAAACGTGTCGGGGCCGGTGGTTGCCAACAGCGTGAGCGGCGACGTGACCATCAGCTTCACCGGAATGCGGCCAGAGCCAAGCTCGATTTCCTTGGTTAGCGGCGACCTCGACATAACCATGCCCGCGGCCAGCAAAGCCAACCTCGCTCTGCGCTCTATTTCCGGCGAAATCTACACCGACTTCGAATTGAACCTTGGCAAAGGGCCCGGCAATATGAGCCGGATAGGGGGCCAAACGATAAGCGGCAACATCAACGGAGGTGGCGGAGCTACCCTGTCGTTGAAAACCATCAGCGGCGACATTTTCGTCCGCAAGGCTAAGTAA
- a CDS encoding HEAT repeat domain-containing protein: MQALPNQNDPNVQITLIELLVALRDKRAVPTLERLSRQSDALPAVRQQAASGLGQLI, from the coding sequence GTGCAGGCTCTGCCTAACCAAAACGACCCCAACGTTCAAATCACCCTGATTGAGTTGCTGGTAGCCCTGCGCGACAAGCGGGCCGTGCCAACCCTAGAGCGGCTCTCGCGGCAGTCTGACGCGCTGCCCGCTGTGCGTCAGCAAGCTGCTAGTGGCCTAGGACAACTCATCTAA
- a CDS encoding DUF4097 domain-containing protein: protein MKALLTSALLALGALQAAAQTSAAPAFKSTCEDNWSDGRRQNICEIRDLTMAAPSAGQTLTIDGRRNGGITVRGWDGADVRVRARVQSWGNSSSDAQAQVKAVQIKSTGNTLKAEAGSGDDNWSVSYEVFVPRKTALALTTYNGGISIDGVQAPITFEAYNGGISLANLGGDVHGSTKNGGVSVRLSGNKWEGKGLDVTTTNGGITWRIPESYSAQLKTQTVHGGLSTDYPITVTGKIGRGLDTKLGQGGALVSVVTTNGGISLRRANAGD from the coding sequence ATGAAAGCACTACTTACCTCCGCGTTGTTGGCGCTAGGCGCTCTGCAAGCCGCTGCCCAAACGTCGGCCGCCCCGGCCTTCAAATCCACTTGCGAAGACAATTGGTCGGATGGTCGGCGCCAGAACATCTGCGAAATCCGCGACCTGACAATGGCAGCTCCCAGCGCTGGTCAGACGCTAACTATCGATGGCCGCCGCAACGGGGGCATTACCGTCCGTGGTTGGGATGGCGCCGATGTCCGGGTTCGGGCTCGGGTGCAGAGTTGGGGTAATTCTTCCTCAGATGCTCAAGCCCAAGTGAAGGCTGTGCAAATCAAGAGCACAGGCAACACATTGAAAGCCGAAGCCGGCTCAGGCGACGATAACTGGTCGGTGAGTTATGAGGTGTTCGTGCCCCGCAAAACGGCGCTGGCCCTGACTACCTACAACGGCGGCATTAGCATCGACGGCGTGCAGGCGCCTATCACGTTCGAGGCTTACAATGGCGGTATTTCCCTGGCTAATCTAGGCGGCGACGTGCACGGCTCTACCAAGAACGGCGGCGTGAGTGTGCGCCTCTCCGGCAACAAATGGGAAGGCAAAGGCTTGGATGTGACCACCACAAACGGCGGCATCACGTGGCGCATTCCCGAATCATATTCGGCACAGTTGAAAACGCAAACGGTACACGGCGGCCTAAGCACCGATTATCCTATCACCGTGACGGGCAAAATCGGCCGTGGCTTGGACACCAAGCTTGGGCAGGGCGGCGCTCTCGTTTCGGTGGTAACAACCAATGGCGGCATCAGCTTGCGCCGCGCCAACGCCGGCGATTAG